The Nymphaea colorata isolate Beijing-Zhang1983 chromosome 7, ASM883128v2, whole genome shotgun sequence DNA window GCTTAATATTGAAgaggaaattgaaaaaaccaTGTTGGAGAAGaaacattgacaaaaaaaagaaaaaagaaaaaaaactttgcaaAATTGCACCTGATAAATGATCATATAATGGTTGCATCCCTacgtcattcattttttttttcttttagccCCCGGATAACGTTTATCCCCATTACCTCCTGGAAGTTGCCTTTTTAAGGTAGACCATGATTGAACTGAGGCTAGGTAAGAAACAACCGATCCTTTTTCACAATCACCTGTTTTAAAATGTAACTATATCGCCTCGTTCTTCATCTTTATAGGTTTGCTTTTAATGCTTCATGGTCATGTTCTTCGCCACACTTCAAATTGTATGTTaggtgacttttcatctttataGAGTACATGGTTTGCTTTTGATGCTTCATAGTCATGTTCTTTGCCACACTTCAAATTGTATGTTAGGTGACTTTTTATTTGACGCACAAAGAATTGatgtttcaaaaattcaaaacgAAAACTTGCCACCTATCGGCCCTCACTCCAATGGTTGCCCAACCACCTCGGGAGACGGCGTTGAAACAGATAACTTTAAGacaactaagaaaaaaaaacaggtgaGAGCAGttgagaagatgatgaaattAGCCGATGTATTCAGTTCAAGAAATTTAACATATAATTAAGAAGttgggttggatttggatttaacaAATCATATCCATTTGTATTTATACTTGGATTTAGCCTTAAATCCACTGGACCAATTGGATGATGAGCAACGATATGACCCATTAATTGTTTTTAGGTGTTTAATGTCCATAAGTTTTGAAATTCAACTATTAGCATATTATAATGCAGTTTCGATTCAGTTATACatttaaaaatcagatctggatcggatttgaattgcaaatttaaaagtcagatgTGGTACAGACTTTCCTTTATTAGCAttaaaatttgaacttgaaaataCAAACATCTGACAAGTCAGGTATGCTGAAGGAATCCAATCTCTAGACATTCATAGCCCAAATAGGCCTAGTATATTGCATCTAAAAACTtagtcttgaaaaaaaaaacattttttttatgaaatattttcttgACCTAGCAGTCTGATGAGAAACATTGAAACATgagctttttccttttctttcccatgTTGGGTCACAACTTATGAAATTGTCTTCTTGTGACCCCATGTGGGTGGGCAGGTCATAACATGTTTGAAACAATCCATAGCTCAAAGAAAACAGCTCTTCTCACAGAGGATTTGGTAGTCCTATTCCAtcagcagaagaaaaaaaaacaccatcTCTAATAATTCTGCTTGGATTTTATCTATGCAGTCTTTGTCTTGTATGAGCAAGAGTTCAGCTCATCTGGACAGCGAGTTTGGTCAGGAAGTTGGATTTGAAGACattcaagaaattcaaaatctTCAAGATCTTGTTCTTTATGATGATGCCAACAAGTTGTCCTTTTCAGATCCCTTTCCGAGGTCCAATTATGCACTGAACCAGCTTGGTTTCAAATGAAACAAATCAATTTTGAGTAAGTTTGAAGCTACCTCCCAAATACTGAGCTCAAATATCAGGGCAGATTACATGGGGGGAATATTTTCAATCTTATTTGCAAATGAAGCAAACATAAtctataaaatttcattttttttaatatgaaatcaTCTTCCATATTAACTACTTAGATCTTGCAGCAGAACTCTGGTGATACTGCTTAGTAACATTGCCGTATTGGCGAGTATCGGTTTCAGAAAATGGAGAAGCTTTTACGATTTGAATCGGACAATTAATCCCGTATCTATCTTTCCTCCGATAAGATaagaataaattttttttatttttatatttttttaaaataaaagtttgtTGTAAACTTTCTTGTTAATCACCTAAGAGTATCGCCAACATGCTTGATTTTCAGGTAAGCGAGATGGTCAATCCTATCGCCCGAAGCGAAGCCAGAAGGTCCCTTCCATTCTCCTTGCCTCCTAGGTCCTGAGCTACGTCGGTGATAGAACGAGACACTCTTCAACTGATGTCGTGCCTTATCGTTTTAAGACACAGGAGCATAACGCTCACaggaatcaaactagagacatGAGTTTTAAAAAGCTTGTAACCCCACATATCATCAAGTTGAAAAAGATGACCAATTCAATGCATTTTTctctaaaagaaagaaaaaaaaaaagtctactTGGTGGAGCTTAAAAATGCTAAGGGGCCTTTTGGCAGCAAGAAAGAATATGAAATATGGtgtaagtgttttatgaatttgttttaatgattggaaaaatttcatgaaataacATAACCTCATTTTTGGggcaaatttataaaacacaGACTTGCTGTCAATCAACCCATCATTATTTTCGCATGTGTAACTTTGAGTAAGAGATAATGCTGTTAAACCACCCGCTGTTGGCCCAAATGAGTCCTTGGGTATCGGCCCAGCCTGATCAGGTCCGATAAGGGCTCTGGCTAGCTCGACACCCAAAACCTAAGCACGACGCAACACCCAAAACACGAGTCCAGGCCTGACTCGgttagaatttaaaaaaatatatatttttaaaataaaataatatataaaattattcataataaaatattataattatattaaataaatatcttatcaAACGGAACCGACGTTAGCCAGGGCCCACCCGGGTCGGCCCATGACTTATAAGGTcaattgggtttttttttttcatttttttcttctttttttttctaacacgAGCACAAGCCCAAATCAAGTTGGGTACCATGTACCTATCGAGTACCCAACCAGATGCCAAAGCTTAGGTCACCCAATAAAAGAATtgcttaatcctttctctctctctctatatatatatatatataccattaaAAATGTGATTTATATAATGATTTAGGCTCTGATATAGGCCACTAGTTTCATCGTAAGATTGTAGATATTTTAGTGAGGCGATAATAGAAAATTGCATGGCGGCCCGATTTGCAACAAGTTTTGACCTTTCACATTTATGGCTCTCCATTTACGCTAACCGGCCCTTAAAAACGGGGTCAGACAAGCAAACGTAGCTGTTGTCTCtctttcaaagaagaaaaaattgtagaaagtaagagagagaaagagagcacaAGGACATAATGACATATGGTAGGGATGtgctttcaaatttgaatcagatatccctGTCACCTTTACCAGACTATTCGGATATTCTTTAATCCaacttttgaatttgaatatacaAAATGCAGAACTATATAATTAATAGATTTGGATATCGAATATCCATCGAAtaccccaaaagaaaaaaaaatggtacaTTGATTTCTGATCTCATTTCAGATAAGAAGTTAATTTTCTTGGAGTGCAACTACACGAATTCAAACACCGGATTATATTCAACGGGTTGACATTCCCTAACAGGCGGGCATGTATCCTTTAAGATACGAGTGTTTAATCCAAGAAAATTGATACGTGGTTTTCTCTTTAACATGCTTTGGTTACATGTTCGGATGGCCTAAAATGACTTATGTGCCCCTAAAACTACAGTTGGTTTGAATCTGAGTTAGCTTAGATCGCTAAAAAACCTGGCCACTAGTCAAGGTTGGCCTGACTCACTCTCCACTCGCCGCCGACTCGTCATGACTTGTCCTATTCAGGTTATTTTAATAGTCGACCAAGTCGACTAGTCAACTCGCTGATAACGATGACCCGATCATATGCTGATCCGAGTCCGAGTTCATGAGTTTGTCAACTACACCTAAAACTCAAAGTGTTTAACTCGAAACTTCAGGAATCAGACATCCAGTTCTCAGCAGCTGTAAAAATCGAGTTCTGAATAGAATCGGCATGGCTGTCGGTTCAGTTTAATCTGTCGTGAATGGGTTGAAAATATTGAAGAGACGTCAGTGATTCAGTCCTGCCGTCACTAATTATTATCGGCGGTTTTTGTCATGAAGAACGATGGATAAGTTTATGACGATGTCTTACTATGATGAAACGTGATAATTGAGCttttcgttttctctctctcccattctttatttgttttgtcttcttctttttcttctttgcagtTTCTGCTAACATCAAGtgtaagtattttttttatcattttaatctctctctctctctctctctctctctctctctatatatatatatatatatatatatatataaaagtattcTTTTGTATAATCTAACCACATGGATATGATCTTAATAATGTTTTAGTGAGAATCATATACTAAGTCAATCATTTTTTTGagtttaacatgtttttctagtattaaaaaaataaatggctctCATGATACCAAATTTTTGACGGTAGAAAAATAAGtattcttcttaaaaaaaactttgaattaGTATTtgcaaacataacaaaaatgtatatattttgtttacattcaattttgtttttaatcatGTATTAGGAAATATAATTattggaagaaaacaaaaccagagTTCTTTCTAATGATCTTCATTTCTATCTATTCATATCTACAGGTTTAATTATTAGTTTATATATAACAATGACTATCTAGAGTCACCCAATCATTTAATCAATACCGTTCATTTAAAGCATATTGATGgtcgagagaaaaaaaaaagtatgaataGCCGACCTTTTGTGGGCTCTCAAGGAACATAACGTAGCTGGTTAGGTTAGGAGTTTATGTAAAGACATGTCTCTAATTCGATTATCATGAGCACTATGCTCTTGTGTCTTAAAGTGATATGACACAACATATAAGTTGAAGGGTGGACCGTTCTGCTGACATCGATGTAGCTCATGACTCCTAGagaatgggggggccttcgggcttCGTTTCGGCAATGGGATGATCCTCTCGTTCACCCAAAATGGGCTCCCACCAACCTGACGTTCTTGGGGCGGGATGGGTGACCCAGATCCATTTGCTCAGCCTGACAATAAATAAAATGTCAAACCAAGATGGGTTTCCCAACCTGGCTCCGTCCAACTAAGCCAATTCGATGCCTTGAGAACCCGGCTCAATTGTTAGTGGAAGTTGACATTTCATGGGTTAAATACACACTTTTCATTCTTGTAaaactagggctgcacaatgagccgGGCTCTCGACTTGAACTGGTTCGAAAAAACTTGACTCGTGCTCGattcgtttataaacgagccgagaTAAAGCTTACAAAATACTCGAATtgataaatgagtcaagttggAGTGGTTCACGAACTCACTCCACTCGACTTGCaaaccatgattttttttttgtgatgatgGAAAAAACTATGATTAAATAACCAAAGGAAAGTTGGCAATGtttttagaaatgaaaagttgCATGGCATTTCAACTTCTCCTTTTTGGCGTCCTTCTCACTTTGAAATATTGAGTGAACAAGTTTGTGATTTTGAAAAGCAGAAAACCAGACAGTCAAAGTTCATGGTTTCACAGCCAAACGGGCCCCAACGAGCGAACCGTACAATGTGACTCGTTGACAAGAACCGGAAAATCCGATACGTCGCGAAGGAACCGTGACAGGGACGCATGAGTAATTAGTGGAAGAGTTTGAGGGTATAAGGATCTTTTGGCTCAAACCCCAAATACACAGCCAGAGGAAAAAAGACGGACAGGGAAcagtgggctctctctctctctctctctctctctctgtttatCAAACGCGGAGGTTGCTGTCTCCTGATGCTCCCCGATGGACGCAGAGTCAAACCCCGATCCTCCCAGAAACGGCCCTGGTGGTGATCACCTGGAGCTTTCGTCGTCTTCCTCAGCCGCCGCCGCCGGCGGAGCTGGCGGCAGAGGGGCGGAAGGGACGCCGGGAGGCGGCGCGGGGTCCAGCACGGCGAGGTACAAAACGATGTCTCCGGCGAGCCTGCCGATCGCGCGCTCCCCCTGCTTGACGATCCCTCCGGGTCTAAGCCCCACCACACTGCTTGAGTCGCCCGTCCTCCTCTCCAACATTCCGGTATGGTGTTCCCCTTGTCAGATTCCTCTCTGGTCGGTTGGTTTGTTGATGTTGGGTGAGAATGCGAAACCTCGCTTGAACTCCTTTTGGAAGATTATGCAAAAAATTTCCCTTTGAAGCTGCGAAAGGTTGATCATTTTTGGGGGAAATTTGCGAATGCGCTGGAGATGGAGGCATGGATAACAGTGCGGGAGCACgaatgataaatttttagttCTTCTTTTAGTCAGATCGTTTCTTCTGGTCCTGGATATGCTCTCTTCTGATTTTTGGTAGTAGATGAGTAACGTATTGGAGAAAGATGGTTAAAAACCCTAAAGGGAAGAATTTTGATAAGGGAGTGAAGTTTTTTGACCTTTAGcttaaaatgttgaaagttgGAGCGAATCTCGAGTAGAACACCAGCTTAGATGCTCTCATTAGTTGGATGGAGGCACATGTCCAGTTAACTGTTATGATTGTGGTATTTGGCGAAATTTAGTCTGTATTTGGCGAGAAATTTCGTATTTTCTTCCGTAGAGctgttttcaatttttgttcgTCATTAGTTATTACTTGGTTTTGGTTGGTCTTCAGATTGGGTGAAGTGAATCGCGTGTTGAAGTCATATGATGATGAATCTCATGCTTCCCAGAATAAAATTGGTTCTGACGTTAAATGATTGTAGTACGAGATAATGagatttgatgtgattttggttCTTTTGGCAGCTTTATGCTGTTCGATTTTGGAATTTCTTTACACTGTCACTTTTTTAGGGGTTTTGATCTTGTAAAGTTAGCCTTCCGAAAACGTGTGGTGGGGAATCTGTCCGTGATATATGAGATATCTTAGAGAATATTTATCTATAGTTCTCATCTCTTTTCTCAGTTGGATTTGTCCCCGGAGTTATTATGTTgtccttttttatcattttggtttttatctcttttgCTTGAAGGTTTGTGAAATGTGTAAATGGTATGTCAAGTTCCAAGAGTGGGGCAAAAGGTAAAATGAACAAGGCGACCATGAGACATAGCATGCCTTAGAATTTCCCAACGGTTCCAAGTCCCAACAGGAACTCACCCTTCTCCCACAAGAGTTCTCGAATTGGCTATAGTTCTTTTAGTCATTCTATACAAGCCACCCCTTTTGACTTCGAGTTGGTTACACTGTTCTTTAATCATCCTCTACAAGCTATCCTTTTTGAGTGATTTTAGAGTCATGGAACTGAATCAACCAATCGTGAAGAGTTCTGTTCTTCTTAGTCTGTGTCATGAAGCACCGTAAGCTTGCGACTTCTTAGGAATTTTTAAAGTAGAAGTTCATGGGAAGTCAGATAAGGGATACTGACTGCATTAAAGCTGTCGGATTTGGATATCCATTGAATGATATAATCCATCTGCTATGTATTATGGGGAAGTATGTAATGGAAGCAGTGTTAACATGGCCAATGATGAGGGTAATAAATGCTTTCAGGTTTGTCATCTTCTCTGCCGACTGATTTAGTGGTGTACTACATAGCTGTTACACTATTATCAGGGTTCCTGAATGCCTCCAAGACCTTATAACTAAGCAAATCCAAACAAAGTTCAAGGCTTCAAGCTGTATAATAGCAACCTCTCCTTGTCTGCTAACAGGCAAGGGTTGTGCAGTAAGAGGAAACTTGATGTCAGAGCAGGAATGCTTGTTATTTTATGGTTCCGGTGTCTTGATGGTTCCTAGAAGTTCACAATCAGAACTATCAGCTAATGTGTGCCCTTAAAATCAGGTCATTATATTGGTATATGTGGTATATTTAAGTAAGATTCTTTGGCACAATCCTACAGGCTTGTGTTTCACTCAAACAAGTGAAATCTAGGTTCATCAGAATTGTCAACTAGGGTATTCATGCACAGGAAAATGACTTCCTTTTTTACTTGCAATTGCTAGGTTATTcgcttaaaattttaaaacttaattatttttctgaaagttctttctcattttttcctttctcggAATAGGATAGAGGTGTTCAATAGTTCTATTTTCAGCAGAGTTCCAGTTATTTTTCAGCTGTTTATTGCAATCAAAAAATTGGAAAGTGAAAAGACCTTTATGGCTAGTTTTCTTTGGATTAAAATTCCTTGATGGTTGCTTAACTTAGTTATTATTTTAGTAATTCCAGCTTGTCTAAATTAACATCTCTGGAAAAGGCAGCTACTGCAGTTCTATGTTCATGTTTGTATTGTATAGACCTAAACATTTATAATGCATGTGGATGATACTAAAAGTTAGCTAGATTTAGCATTAAAACAAGTTTCAAAGGTTTGTTTTGGTGTAAAGGCCAGGTTTCTGACATGGTTTCAGCTTGTCAAATTCAGACTTATAGAATTGCACTTCctttggttttcttcaaaacaaaactccttTACCCCTCTATATGACATGAATAAAGCAGCAATTTGTTGCGTCCCTGTAGACTTGTCTTGACATGGGTTCATGGATATGTCTgaattccctctctctctctctctgtgtgtgtgtgtgtgtgtgtgtgtgtgtctcttgAATCACCACTTTATTTCTATGACAAGTGTgcttattattttgttatttgttgttaCTTGGAATTGACACATGCTGAATGTACCATGTCAATTTGCATGATGTAGCTTGCAGAGCCCTCTCCAACTACGGGGACCTTCTCATTTCGTCCATGCAATGCTGGTTTCAATTCTggccttgtatctaatgcattTTCTTCCTCATGGAATGTCTCCAAGAAGCACTATCTTGGTGATGGCAGTGGCCCCGGAAGTTTTGTGTTTAAACCACGTGAAGAAGCAAGTTCCAGTGTGGGTGCCCTTGTAAGTACTGTATGTACTTTTTTCTGGTTGTGTGTcattctttggaaaaaaaaagttgattttctctTTCCAGTGATTGTAAAGCTCATTGGTTTGTGACATCACATTCATGATGACAGTCTGATGACTATATTACTTCCTTTTAAGATAGAATTATGTTCGCCAATTTTGTGGTTTCTAGGAGTTTGTTTCTTGCATAATACATATCAATGCTTCACTTGAGCTATTGTCAACTGGTCTTAGAAAATAACATATTAATAATTAATGCATAATTTTTTCGTCTTTGTTGTGATGCACGAATTTGTTCTTGCATATCATAACCATACCATTTCTCCTATTGGAAGTTTAACAGTGGAACAAGAGGTTGAATATTAAACTGTGATAGTATTTTATgtgtttgcctttttttatgTGCTAAAGAAAGTTATAGGTTCGAGTATTAGCTTATGCTATTGATTATCTTAGAAGTTTGGGAATGGGCATCAGTGGCAGCAGTGAGTTTTTTTGTTCATTAGAACCCCATTCCATCAGTTGAGGGCCAAAGTGGCAAAAAGTGGGGATCAAGAGGAATTTGGCATCTTCAAGTCTCTCATATATATGGATTTGAATGCCTTTGAATAAGCTGATGATTGGCATATCCAATAACTGACACCTGATTTGCATTGGTTAACATTGTTGCTCGCAAATCATTAGTCCACCTTGAACTTTTAGGAAGAAGTAATCTGTTGAGTTGACAGTGTTTTGCTGCTCCTAAGCTGTCCAAAAAGGAGAATGCATGGCTGGAAGTGGTGGTGCTTGGCCATGTCGTAGTTGTGAAATCCACTTTTACCTATTCCATGATTTCTCGTGTCATGGGATACATGTCATCCCTAACTACAGGTCCCAAAACAGAACCTTCTTATGTTCAACAAGATGATGAACTATTAAACAATTTTCCAGGATGGTTAAGAGTCCTTCAGCACAACAGTGTGCAAAATGATGTAATACCCTGTCCATCTATTATGTGGGCCCTAAAAAACCAAAACTAGtcaaattcaaatctcaaaCCTTAGCCTTAAAATCTCTAGTAGGTCAGCATCAAGACCATCCTTATTTTAGTCACATTTGATGTTTTTATTGTCAGTATGAACAAAAATTAGTAATTATGATGCCTATGATGATGATGGCGAAAAATTTATGTTATTGATGcgatttttaagttttttgtcttttctttttctttaaaaaaaatgaaattgcttATATTTATGATGTAGACACGAGCTATTTCTTAAATTAGGTGCATTTGCTCATATTCATATGCAATTTTAGACCAAAGGATGTAGAGAAACATTATCAATGTGTTTAGCTACTTCGTATAAGTCAGCAAAGCTGAAATGGAATGCTAACATTTACACTACAAATTTCCAACTAGCTTGTGGCTGAATACATTACACAGTTTCTAAAAAATGGAATATGGGTAAAAGAGGAATTGTTTTTGTTCGTATATAAACTCAAACACTTCCTTGGGAATTGGGATGGTCACTGGCTTCCTCCGTGTTAATGATGACAACTAGGAAGACTCATGTATATTGCCCTCTTTTCATAGTCAGAATTAGCTGACACACTTGTGCACATTTTGTTTGCTGCTTCAGCTTTTGGTCCATCAGACAGTAACACAGATGTACACAGGAAAGTTTGTatggtttctttctctttttccatggttttctttctttccttttattgcCAACCTGGAGTATACCCAGCTTAACTTACACAAGAAACTAGTGACAATTGTTTATTCATACATTCATAGATGTCATGACGGGCACTAATCCATTGTTGGAAAGCATTTCGTTGTTAATATTTATACGACTGCTTAACCCTTAAAGGAGTTGTGACTGATTTGCAAGGTTAATACAGATTATTATGGCTAGAACGTGCAAATCTGATCCTGAGAGTTGACCACATACTGCTTTATCAGAACTCAGAAGTAGAACTGCAGTTTCTTCTTGCTGAATTCCATCTCATTGGTTTTGGACATGAATATGACAATTGTTTTTTgaataaatcaaagaaaaatgttcgAGTTAAACTCTGTTCTTCAGTTTCTCCTGGAAACATCTCAAACTTCAGATTTTCAGTTTCTCCTGGAACCTAGAGACATTGCATCATTGAAGCAAATACAATTGCATCGTGCTAGGACTACCATGctgtatttatgtatatattaattattaaagtaatGAGAAACTAAAATCAACTAAAATTGGTGCTTGATAAGTGATTACTATATGGACAGGACGGGTGTGTGTTTATCAAATATGTAAGCATGTTACCAAAAAAGGATGAGTATATATTTATCATTTAGTATATGAAAAATGCTTTTGCATATTTGGTTGTCAAGTACTATTTTTCCTCTGCATCTACCTTGTGTTTACAATTTAAACATTGTTTTATTACCCTTTGTAGGCTGTTGTCAACTCGAAtccagaaaaaaatcaaaattttgggcaATGTCAAGGATACTCTGAGCCACAAGCATCCATAAAGATTGAGGCAATGGCTGTCTCTGCTAAGGATCTTTCCCTTTCTGTTGCAACTTCTGAGGCACCTGCATGTGGTGCTGCGTCAAATTCTATCACACCTGCCAATCCTTCATCTGATGAGTTAAATGTTAGAAGGGGCCCTGACGCCGAGACTCAACATGTATCCCTAGACCAGAAAGGTGCTCCTTTGACAGTAGTTGAAAGGCCATCTGAGGATGGATACAATTGGCGCAAGTATGGGCAGAAGTTGGTTAAGGGAAGTGAGTTCCCACGGAGCTACTATAAATGTACTCATCCAAACtgccaaatgaagaaaaagctGGAGCGAAACCATGAAGGGTTGGTTACCGCAATTATATACGAAGGGGTGCATGATCATCCTAAGCCTCAGCCAAGCCGGAGGCTAGCTGTTGGTGCTTCTGAAAATGCACATGGAGATGACAGATCAGATAGATCAACTAACATAGATGGTAATATGAGATTTAATTAATAATCTGCTGTGGTTATGTACTTTCCCTATGTGTGCAGTCTTGCAGTTGTATGACCTGATCGTCTATTACAGATAAGTCACTGAATGCCATTGGTCAGGCATGTAATCAGTTAGAATCAAATGGAACTCCGGAATTGTCCTCTGTATCTGTaagtgatgatgatgaagacgtTGATGGATCTGGTGCTCACCGAGACAGGAATGATGAGGCTGATGAAGATGATCCTGAAGCAAAACGCAGGTCTTGTATCATTTTAAAGCTCTGATTCTAATTAATTTACTACTGAGATTGTGCCAATCAATCTGATGCTCAAGTTTATTTCAAGCAGAAAACTGGAGACTGTGGCCATGGATAGTACAATAACTACTAGAACAACTCGAGAGCCACGTGTTGTTGTACAGACACTGAGTGAAGTTGATATCCTTGATGATGGGTACAGGTGGCGTAAATATGGTCAGAAAGTGGTGAAAGGAAATCCTAATCCAAGGTTGGTCTTGGTTTGCTTCATTATATATGGCTTAGCAAGTGTACGGAATGataaacataaaactttttgtCATGATGATGTGATGTTACAATGCTGCTGCTATGtacaacaaaataaatttttacaaC harbors:
- the LOC116257566 gene encoding WRKY transcription factor SUSIBA2-like isoform X1, coding for MDAESNPDPPRNGPGGDHLELSSSSSAAAAGGAGGRGAEGTPGGGAGSSTARYKTMSPASLPIARSPCLTIPPGLSPTTLLESPVLLSNIPLAEPSPTTGTFSFRPCNAGFNSGLVSNAFSSSWNVSKKHYLGDGSGPGSFVFKPREEASSSVGALAVVNSNPEKNQNFGQCQGYSEPQASIKIEAMAVSAKDLSLSVATSEAPACGAASNSITPANPSSDELNVRRGPDAETQHVSLDQKGAPLTVVERPSEDGYNWRKYGQKLVKGSEFPRSYYKCTHPNCQMKKKLERNHEGLVTAIIYEGVHDHPKPQPSRRLAVGASENAHGDDRSDRSTNIDDKSLNAIGQACNQLESNGTPELSSVSVSDDDEDVDGSGAHRDRNDEADEDDPEAKRRKLETVAMDSTITTRTTREPRVVVQTLSEVDILDDGYRWRKYGQKVVKGNPNPRSYYKCTNAGCPVRKHVERASHDPKSVITTYEGKHNHDVPTSSSTNRETSAPMAVQNLSPLNTNMQVSLNPVMLMPPNQIEVNRAVPYSRGPDAVSLDLGVGISQAAENSSLHKQNQAEADSMLRQVHGGNVPSSGINCPVQSAGILPFYGNGIMGNRPDHYRVKEEEGQNFNFDVMSSLNNFHRSTGRFMLGSEVDASHAQQFTR
- the LOC116257566 gene encoding WRKY transcription factor SUSIBA2-like isoform X2, with product MDAESNPDPPRNGPGGDHLELSSSSSAAAAGGAGGRGAEGTPGGGAGSSTARYKTMSPASLPIARSPCLTIPPGLSPTTLLESPVLLSNIPLAEPSPTTGTFSFRPCNAGFNSGLVSNAFSSSWNVSKKHYLGDGSGPGSFVFKPREEASSSAVVNSNPEKNQNFGQCQGYSEPQASIKIEAMAVSAKDLSLSVATSEAPACGAASNSITPANPSSDELNVRRGPDAETQHVSLDQKGAPLTVVERPSEDGYNWRKYGQKLVKGSEFPRSYYKCTHPNCQMKKKLERNHEGLVTAIIYEGVHDHPKPQPSRRLAVGASENAHGDDRSDRSTNIDDKSLNAIGQACNQLESNGTPELSSVSVSDDDEDVDGSGAHRDRNDEADEDDPEAKRRKLETVAMDSTITTRTTREPRVVVQTLSEVDILDDGYRWRKYGQKVVKGNPNPRSYYKCTNAGCPVRKHVERASHDPKSVITTYEGKHNHDVPTSSSTNRETSAPMAVQNLSPLNTNMQVSLNPVMLMPPNQIEVNRAVPYSRGPDAVSLDLGVGISQAAENSSLHKQNQAEADSMLRQVHGGNVPSSGINCPVQSAGILPFYGNGIMGNRPDHYRVKEEEGQNFNFDVMSSLNNFHRSTGRFMLGSEVDASHAQQFTR